In bacterium, the genomic stretch TTAAATTCCCCTGATTATTCGTATAATTTCACCTGCTCCTACTGCAGTATCGAGAGCATAACCGTTTGATTCTCCTGTTGAATAAGCTACGGCGTAGCCGTTTGCATCTGATGCGACACGAGTTCCTGCTGTAATTGCACCTGCTGTTTTAACTAGCAAAATTCCGAATAAAGCAACGGGAGCATATTGTTCTGCTTCAATTTCGACATCTGAAACACCGTAAGCTTTAGCGTTTGCTCCGCAATAATTTCCGTCAAAGCCTATAAATCTTTGCTTCTCGATGTTTACCGCTGCTTTTAGAGTGTCAATTAAAAGTGGTTTGTATAATCTTTCTGCCATAATCTATGAAGCCCTCATGTTTGGAGGTGGAGTAATTTGTGCAGTTTTTTCAGGAGTTACTTCGACCGTTTGTGCAGTCTGCACGACTGGTGTCTCTGCTTTGGTTTCAATTTTTGCAGGTACAGCTTGAGTAGCAGGAGTTGAAAATGTTTGATTTCTTTTGTCCTGATTTTGCCTGTTAATCTGCTGGTATTGCTGTCTGTTACTGCGGTCTTTTGTCCTGTTATAGTTATTTTGCTTTACAGGAATAGTATTTGCTTGCTGAACAGTTGGAGCTAAATTTGTTACCTGAACCGTAGTTTGAGCAGCAGATTTGTTATTAGCCGCTTCTTTTTCCTGTTT encodes the following:
- a CDS encoding capsid cement protein, which encodes MAERLYKPLLIDTLKAAVNIEKQRFIGFDGNYCGANAKAYGVSDVEIEAEQYAPVALFGILLVKTAGAITAGTRVASDANGYAVAYSTGESNGYALDTAVGAGEIIRIIRGI